The following coding sequences lie in one Alloacidobacterium dinghuense genomic window:
- a CDS encoding fatty acyl-AMP ligase, with the protein MASILDQLDKLGDEHPHKLLYSYIDLNGNPIECYSYASFLHRTKAIAGHLRKEGRFAAEDRLLLAYPPGLEMICAFFGCVRAGLIPVPVYPPGSRGFQSALYKMVHIAKDCQAAGILTSKDYHASLKTNLARRGVSKSGVDVDYISGLPWIVTEDFVDMISDELFSDTSKILFLQYTSGSTMEPKGVMVTHENILHTYPLVIDHPDPVVVSWLPQYHDMGLIGCYLYPALKGGTMHGFASMDFIQRPILWFDAITTYRATATAAPNFAYDYCLRAGRLSKESLDDCDLSSLRVLMCAAEPVKPDTYTRFLEAFQPYGLESESFYAAYGLAENTLAVSLGGRNIVSVNKRALALGKARMTTEVSEIDNATQIVSCGTPLPGIDVKIVDPELHVALEPGLIGEIWVAGNGKCLGYWRNPELTLKQFRARIVDDSPYDDGYLRTGDMGFFHDGELFVCGRIKDMIILRGQNYYPQDIENVVERASGLIRANCVAAFQIHEDSEPALAIVAEVKNPNALPDARKIAAAVRNFLNVEVALISFIAPRAIPRTSSGKIMRHKTKHMWLEGQFTVLSEFSREKDAGAFPSGSDIQSSFDELKARYNLTGMESYNLVEAGLDSLDLVVFMHELKELLKDKGAEMLARQVDIGVIQRVSVAELFQLAEQLERAPEEALVLLRHSLAAFRKEQREAEKQMMSDDSKLIFAPSIPASLPEIPVMNHVLLTGGTGFIGPFLMKSLLEQTQAKIYVLVRSSDEVKGSQRLRAAMESMGPCPARLMQMFEARVIPLCGDLGQPNLGLSPDVWDFLANEIDTVFHNGATVNYLFNYDRMRDANVLGTNEVLRLAFEGKSKEFNYVSTTFVFGWAVKSVLYETDFNKDMELLDFGYSQSKWVAEQVVADARSRGLSTRIFRPALVSPSITGGGNNFDIAVRLVAFMVNHGIGVDALNQVSFVPADIVANNIVAISTTPGTENKTYHVVRDDYANMMDITGLITKSTGRQFEIFSVSDFVPELIRRCRKEDLLFPLLDFLVGSVDNITAMEFKRYDSSSYQAARDASAWGKADPSLEDTVNGILKFMHRKGIISVAAREPNAVLPLDTRMACTDA; encoded by the coding sequence ATGGCGTCGATCTTAGACCAACTGGATAAGCTGGGGGATGAGCACCCGCACAAACTCCTTTATTCGTACATTGACCTGAACGGCAATCCAATCGAATGCTACTCCTATGCGTCGTTTCTACACCGGACGAAGGCGATCGCCGGTCACTTGCGGAAGGAGGGCCGTTTCGCGGCGGAGGACCGGCTTCTGCTTGCCTACCCGCCGGGGCTCGAAATGATCTGCGCGTTCTTTGGGTGCGTGCGCGCCGGATTGATCCCCGTGCCTGTCTATCCCCCCGGTTCTCGCGGCTTCCAGAGCGCCTTATACAAAATGGTCCACATCGCCAAGGATTGCCAGGCGGCCGGGATTTTAACGAGCAAAGACTACCACGCATCTCTGAAGACGAATCTCGCCAGAAGGGGAGTCTCGAAGTCCGGCGTCGACGTGGACTACATTTCCGGTCTTCCGTGGATTGTCACGGAAGACTTCGTGGATATGATTTCGGACGAACTCTTTAGCGACACTTCGAAGATTCTGTTTCTTCAGTACACGTCGGGGTCGACGATGGAGCCCAAGGGCGTGATGGTGACGCACGAAAACATCCTGCATACCTATCCGCTCGTGATCGATCATCCCGACCCGGTAGTCGTATCCTGGCTTCCGCAGTATCACGACATGGGACTGATCGGGTGCTACCTGTATCCCGCGCTTAAAGGTGGCACGATGCACGGCTTCGCTTCCATGGACTTCATACAGCGGCCTATCTTGTGGTTCGACGCGATAACAACCTATCGGGCCACCGCCACGGCGGCTCCCAACTTCGCTTATGACTATTGCCTGCGCGCCGGAAGGCTTTCCAAGGAAAGTCTGGACGACTGCGATCTCAGCTCGTTACGAGTGCTGATGTGCGCGGCGGAACCTGTAAAGCCAGATACTTACACACGGTTTCTTGAGGCATTTCAGCCTTACGGACTCGAGTCGGAGAGCTTTTATGCCGCCTACGGGCTGGCGGAGAATACTCTAGCGGTTTCGCTGGGTGGCCGAAATATTGTTTCGGTCAATAAGCGCGCCCTTGCGCTGGGGAAGGCTCGCATGACCACCGAGGTCTCCGAAATCGACAACGCCACGCAGATTGTCAGTTGTGGGACTCCACTCCCCGGGATCGACGTTAAGATCGTGGATCCTGAACTACACGTCGCTCTCGAGCCAGGCCTTATTGGCGAAATTTGGGTCGCCGGGAACGGTAAGTGCCTGGGTTACTGGAGGAATCCGGAATTGACGCTGAAGCAGTTTCGTGCGCGGATAGTGGACGACAGCCCCTATGACGACGGCTACCTTCGGACCGGCGACATGGGATTCTTCCACGACGGCGAACTCTTCGTTTGCGGCCGCATCAAGGACATGATTATCCTCCGGGGGCAAAACTATTACCCGCAGGATATCGAGAACGTTGTGGAGAGAGCGTCCGGTCTGATCCGGGCCAATTGCGTCGCCGCGTTCCAGATTCACGAAGACAGCGAGCCCGCGCTGGCGATCGTTGCCGAAGTGAAAAATCCTAATGCGCTTCCAGACGCGCGAAAGATTGCCGCCGCGGTCCGGAATTTTCTTAACGTGGAAGTGGCGTTGATTTCCTTCATCGCACCTCGTGCGATACCGAGGACGAGTTCCGGCAAGATCATGCGCCATAAGACCAAGCACATGTGGCTGGAAGGTCAGTTTACGGTTCTTTCCGAGTTTTCGCGGGAGAAGGACGCGGGCGCCTTCCCGTCCGGTTCTGACATCCAGTCGTCCTTCGATGAATTGAAAGCCAGATACAACCTGACAGGCATGGAATCCTACAACCTCGTCGAAGCCGGGCTGGATTCCCTAGATCTTGTCGTCTTTATGCATGAGCTCAAGGAGCTTTTAAAGGATAAAGGCGCCGAGATGCTGGCGAGGCAGGTTGATATCGGCGTCATTCAGCGGGTGAGCGTAGCCGAGCTGTTTCAACTCGCCGAACAGTTGGAGCGCGCTCCCGAAGAAGCCCTGGTTTTGCTGCGTCATTCCTTGGCCGCGTTCCGTAAAGAGCAGCGCGAAGCGGAAAAGCAGATGATGAGCGACGATAGCAAGCTCATCTTCGCACCTTCGATACCCGCGTCTTTGCCGGAGATACCGGTGATGAATCACGTCCTGCTGACGGGTGGCACCGGCTTCATCGGACCGTTCCTCATGAAGAGCCTGCTGGAACAGACGCAGGCGAAGATCTATGTTCTCGTTAGGTCCTCCGACGAAGTCAAGGGCAGCCAACGACTGCGGGCGGCGATGGAATCGATGGGGCCTTGCCCGGCCCGGCTGATGCAGATGTTTGAGGCTCGCGTGATTCCCCTTTGCGGCGATCTCGGGCAGCCAAATCTGGGCCTGTCGCCGGACGTCTGGGATTTCCTGGCCAATGAAATCGACACGGTGTTCCACAACGGCGCGACCGTGAACTACCTGTTCAACTACGACCGCATGCGTGACGCGAACGTGCTGGGGACGAATGAGGTCTTGCGACTTGCATTTGAAGGAAAGTCCAAGGAATTCAATTACGTCTCGACTACCTTCGTCTTTGGCTGGGCTGTCAAATCAGTCCTGTATGAGACCGACTTCAACAAGGATATGGAGCTTCTTGATTTCGGATACAGCCAGTCCAAATGGGTCGCAGAACAAGTGGTTGCAGACGCGCGCAGCCGGGGGCTTTCAACGCGCATTTTCCGGCCCGCTCTCGTTAGTCCTTCCATTACGGGCGGAGGCAACAACTTCGATATCGCCGTTCGCTTAGTAGCGTTTATGGTGAATCACGGCATCGGAGTCGATGCTCTGAACCAGGTTAGCTTCGTTCCCGCGGATATTGTGGCGAACAATATCGTTGCGATTTCAACCACCCCGGGCACAGAGAATAAGACTTACCATGTGGTGCGAGACGATTATGCGAACATGATGGATATTACCGGGCTCATTACCAAGTCGACCGGACGGCAATTCGAAATATTCAGCGTTTCCGATTTCGTTCCCGAGTTGATCCGGAGATGCCGGAAGGAAGACCTTCTCTTTCCGCTGCTGGATTTTCTGGTCGGCTCCGTGGACAACATCACCGCGATGGAGTTCAAACGCTATGACAGTTCTTCTTATCAGGCGGCTCGCGATGCCTCTGCGTGGGGCAAAGCGGATCCGTCTCTTGAAGATACGGTCAATGGCATTTTGAAATTCATGCATCGCAAGGGAATCATTTCGGTTGCGGCTCGTGAGCCCAACGCCGTGTTACCACTCGACACGCGTATGGCCTGCACAGATGCGTGA
- a CDS encoding cold-shock protein: MEQGTVKWFNDAKGFGFLSRENGEDVFVHHTAIQSNGFRSLQEGQSVRFNVVKGPKGWQAENVEVA; the protein is encoded by the coding sequence ATGGAACAAGGAACAGTAAAATGGTTCAACGATGCAAAGGGATTCGGCTTTCTTAGCCGTGAAAATGGCGAGGATGTTTTCGTCCACCACACGGCAATTCAAAGCAATGGATTCCGTAGCCTGCAGGAAGGGCAATCCGTACGTTTCAACGTCGTGAAAGGTCCCAAAGGCTGGCAGGCCGAAAATGTCGAAGTCGCCTGA
- a CDS encoding radical SAM protein, with protein sequence MKTTEVLQAWRGILAGRKPSLSIEITKECPLRCPGCYAFDSAHLGGESELRQLSDFKGDQLVKNILAIVDREKPLHLSLVGGDPLVRYRELELLLPQLEARGIHTQIVTSAFRTIPAEWNKFTRLNIVISIDGLQPDHDERRKPATYERILKNIAGAKVTIHSTITGNIAARPGYLEEFLKFWSSRPEIKKVWFSLFTPQRGAVGPEILTSEQRSFVVADLLSLCNKYPILDMHESLIQEMLTPPSSPEACIFARTTQTISADLKAKITPCQFGGDPDCAQCGCIASMGLAAVGHHRVLGRLTAGHLFMLSDRAGTSWRKARDSFRRPLTVPESSRFRILQD encoded by the coding sequence ATGAAAACAACTGAAGTATTGCAGGCATGGAGAGGCATCCTAGCTGGCCGGAAACCATCTCTTTCAATCGAGATCACCAAAGAATGCCCGCTTCGTTGTCCAGGATGTTATGCATTCGATTCTGCTCATCTTGGCGGTGAATCAGAACTGCGTCAACTCTCGGATTTCAAAGGCGACCAGTTGGTCAAGAACATTCTTGCGATCGTCGACCGTGAGAAGCCTCTGCATCTGTCTCTGGTCGGTGGCGACCCCCTGGTTCGATACCGGGAGCTGGAGCTACTGCTTCCACAACTGGAGGCACGCGGTATCCATACACAGATTGTGACCAGCGCGTTCCGGACCATCCCTGCTGAATGGAACAAGTTCACCCGTTTGAACATCGTCATCTCCATCGACGGACTTCAGCCTGACCACGATGAACGGCGGAAACCTGCAACCTATGAGCGAATTCTCAAAAATATTGCTGGGGCGAAAGTCACGATCCACTCCACTATCACCGGAAACATTGCCGCCCGGCCTGGCTACCTGGAGGAGTTTCTTAAGTTCTGGAGCAGTCGTCCTGAGATCAAGAAAGTTTGGTTTAGTCTCTTTACGCCACAACGAGGGGCAGTCGGCCCGGAGATTCTCACTTCTGAACAGCGATCGTTTGTTGTTGCGGATCTTCTGTCGCTTTGTAACAAGTATCCCATTCTGGATATGCACGAATCGCTCATTCAAGAGATGCTGACACCGCCCTCCAGTCCCGAAGCTTGTATCTTTGCGAGGACAACGCAGACGATATCTGCAGACTTGAAGGCTAAGATCACGCCATGTCAGTTTGGCGGTGATCCGGATTGCGCTCAGTGTGGCTGCATTGCTTCCATGGGGTTGGCAGCGGTCGGGCATCATCGAGTATTGGGTAGGCTGACCGCGGGTCATTTATTCATGTTGTCTGATAGAGCTGGGACATCCTGGAGAAAGGCGAGAGACAGCTTCAGGCGGCCGCTGACAGTTCCGGAAAGTTCAAGGTTCCGGATTTTGCAGGACTGA
- a CDS encoding MMPL family transporter gives MENKVVLLYDIMSLVNVRRFWVAGVVLAAVVALLPFSFHSESHLETATRVEGSQAETVAQELSTRFRSPFVDRVVLVIQGLPAADSPEGEEPLETIVTQLREEPGVSGVVSYLELHDPIFLGKGGGTYILVGLSSTQGPVESLVPRLHELAHALENQLRGRYPSVKLELTGEIPLNFDIRKASANDVRRAETLAIPATLALLLLAFGSLVAAIIPLAIGQLAIATTLAIAGFLARRWHLSVLIQNLATMLGLGLGIDYALLMVSRFRETISAGLDGPAASVTAARQAGHTLLISSSTVAIGFLALLTVPISEIRSIGVAGFLVAAISVLLTNTLVPAALALLGRRIDAGRMPFTPRLDGHRAERTGNRWRQWGKAIVAHPWLALFLAGVPLLLLAWQATRLNTSVPKGDWLPESAESVHALHSLEQMDRVGVVYSMRVIVELPADSIAQTDAGWNVLDRLSKRLASDPRCARVISITTLADGDRASLTDLSQETQRTFLSSDGRAALLEVLPATSVSLRDQVDWVRELRKTGAATLTGVPGATLQIGGIPALNADYQTIVTDRFVRVTAMVVVATLLALLAGFRSLFAALKAIALNLLSVAASFGALVLVFQDGRGSSLLGVPEGTGSVFPLVPIVAFAIVFGLSMDYEVFLVARVLEARRSGLSEMDAIPEGLARTAGLITSAAAIMIVVFAAFTFGNFLVVKMIGFTLAVAVLIDATLVRIVIGPALLRIAGDWNWWPGGLATSRRVPMMTNHE, from the coding sequence GTGGAGAATAAGGTTGTCCTTTTGTATGACATCATGAGTCTCGTGAACGTGCGCCGTTTCTGGGTTGCCGGAGTAGTCCTTGCTGCCGTCGTTGCGCTTCTTCCATTCTCCTTTCACTCCGAAAGCCATCTGGAGACGGCAACTCGTGTTGAAGGTAGCCAAGCCGAAACAGTTGCGCAGGAGTTGTCTACTCGCTTTCGCTCGCCATTCGTGGATCGCGTGGTTCTGGTGATTCAGGGGCTCCCCGCCGCGGATTCGCCGGAGGGCGAGGAACCGTTAGAAACCATCGTTACCCAGCTGAGAGAGGAACCCGGCGTGTCCGGCGTTGTTTCTTATCTCGAGTTGCACGATCCGATCTTCCTGGGCAAGGGCGGTGGAACGTATATCCTGGTAGGCCTGTCGTCGACCCAGGGTCCAGTGGAGTCGCTCGTTCCCAGGCTTCACGAGCTGGCACACGCTCTAGAAAATCAACTACGCGGCCGGTATCCGTCCGTGAAACTCGAACTGACGGGCGAGATTCCATTGAATTTCGACATTCGGAAAGCCAGCGCCAATGATGTGCGACGCGCCGAAACTCTGGCGATCCCGGCGACCCTTGCACTTTTGCTGTTGGCTTTCGGAAGTTTAGTCGCCGCCATAATTCCCCTGGCCATTGGTCAGCTTGCCATCGCGACCACTCTGGCGATTGCCGGCTTCCTGGCCAGGCGCTGGCACTTATCCGTTCTGATTCAGAATCTAGCCACCATGCTTGGATTAGGTCTGGGCATCGACTATGCGCTCCTGATGGTCAGCCGCTTCCGAGAAACTATCTCTGCCGGGCTCGACGGACCGGCAGCCTCGGTTACGGCAGCACGTCAGGCCGGTCATACGCTCCTGATTTCATCTTCGACGGTAGCCATCGGATTTCTGGCGCTCCTGACGGTTCCCATCAGCGAAATCCGTTCCATTGGGGTCGCGGGATTCCTGGTGGCGGCAATCAGTGTGTTGCTTACAAATACCCTCGTTCCGGCGGCGTTGGCGTTGCTCGGCCGGCGAATTGATGCTGGCCGGATGCCGTTTACTCCGCGGCTGGATGGGCATCGGGCAGAACGGACGGGAAACCGCTGGAGACAATGGGGAAAGGCGATTGTCGCCCATCCCTGGCTTGCCCTGTTTCTGGCAGGCGTTCCCTTGCTTTTGCTCGCCTGGCAAGCCACGCGGCTGAATACAAGTGTTCCTAAAGGAGATTGGCTTCCGGAGTCGGCGGAATCAGTCCATGCGCTGCACAGTCTGGAACAGATGGATCGGGTCGGCGTTGTTTATTCGATGCGGGTCATTGTCGAACTGCCAGCGGATTCCATTGCGCAAACCGACGCGGGATGGAATGTGCTCGATCGCCTCAGCAAGCGCCTCGCGAGCGACCCTCGTTGCGCGCGCGTAATTTCTATCACAACACTCGCGGACGGCGACCGTGCCTCCCTCACTGACCTCTCGCAGGAGACGCAGCGCACGTTTCTGAGTAGTGATGGACGGGCAGCGCTGCTTGAAGTGCTACCCGCGACTTCGGTTTCCCTGCGCGATCAGGTCGACTGGGTGCGAGAGCTCCGGAAGACCGGCGCGGCAACTCTCACCGGCGTGCCCGGAGCAACGTTGCAAATTGGGGGCATCCCGGCACTCAATGCCGATTATCAGACGATTGTCACGGACCGCTTTGTGCGGGTTACGGCGATGGTGGTGGTGGCGACGCTGCTGGCGCTTCTGGCCGGGTTCCGATCGCTTTTCGCCGCCCTGAAGGCTATCGCACTGAACCTGCTCTCGGTTGCGGCCTCCTTCGGAGCCTTAGTCTTAGTCTTCCAAGATGGACGCGGGAGCAGCCTGCTGGGAGTTCCCGAGGGAACGGGCAGCGTGTTCCCCCTTGTTCCTATCGTCGCCTTTGCCATCGTCTTCGGACTAAGCATGGATTACGAAGTGTTCCTGGTCGCGCGAGTTCTCGAAGCCAGGAGAAGCGGACTGAGTGAAATGGACGCAATCCCGGAGGGGCTAGCTAGAACGGCAGGCCTGATTACGAGCGCGGCTGCGATCATGATCGTGGTCTTCGCGGCATTTACCTTCGGAAACTTCCTGGTGGTCAAGATGATCGGATTTACGCTGGCGGTCGCCGTTCTGATTGACGCGACACTGGTTCGTATCGTGATCGGCCCCGCGCTCCTTCGTATTGCAGGCGATTGGAATTGGTGGCCTGGAGGGCTCGCCACATCACGCAGGGTGCCTATGATGACGAACCACGAATGA
- a CDS encoding fatty acid desaturase family protein, producing MTSEAQAMIALDQEMDDLVPSEASPQRPVGESAGASSFPKVLRSRLDRFFVDQNISPKANQTMWVKIATGLVVLVGSWIAIYAFKPDSWRFIVLYVLGGLAQTFLLLNIAHDSNHNAISSVPSVNKTLNYVFDLCGISSYMWRILHHRGHHSCINVHPEDDALTGRGLLRFTPHEPRTWVQRFQHIYAFFLYALFSLDYVFVRDFECFFFPSHDYLKRKHPAREYAILFTGKGFYLTYMFILPVVVLGKSLLLVAAAFLLVHLIIGLTVVLVFQTTHTVDSTYFPSDRSEFDNGVYHIFATTADYATANPIVGWLAGGLNHHVVHHLCPFVCHTHYGHLTRIVKETAEEFGVPYRQYPTMTRAIWHHLILLRKLGNEN from the coding sequence GTGACGTCCGAGGCCCAAGCCATGATCGCTCTAGATCAAGAGATGGATGATCTTGTACCATCCGAAGCCTCGCCACAGCGGCCCGTGGGCGAATCGGCAGGCGCGTCTTCCTTCCCGAAAGTCTTACGCAGCCGCCTCGATAGGTTCTTTGTCGATCAGAACATTTCCCCCAAAGCCAACCAAACAATGTGGGTCAAGATTGCCACAGGGCTGGTAGTGCTGGTGGGCAGTTGGATTGCCATCTACGCGTTCAAGCCAGATTCATGGAGATTTATCGTCCTCTACGTTTTGGGAGGCCTCGCCCAGACTTTCCTCTTACTGAACATCGCGCATGACAGCAACCACAACGCCATCTCGTCTGTGCCGTCCGTAAACAAGACTCTGAACTATGTGTTCGATCTTTGCGGGATCAGCTCGTACATGTGGCGTATCCTCCACCATCGAGGCCACCATTCCTGCATTAATGTCCACCCTGAGGACGACGCGCTGACGGGACGCGGCCTCCTTCGATTTACCCCCCACGAACCGCGCACGTGGGTACAGCGATTCCAACACATCTATGCGTTTTTCTTGTACGCCCTGTTCTCGCTCGACTACGTTTTCGTTAGGGACTTTGAGTGCTTTTTCTTCCCGTCTCATGACTATCTGAAACGTAAGCATCCAGCGCGAGAATACGCCATCCTATTTACGGGGAAGGGATTCTATCTAACCTACATGTTCATTTTGCCGGTGGTGGTACTGGGGAAATCGCTGCTGCTGGTTGCTGCGGCGTTCTTGCTGGTCCATTTGATCATCGGTTTGACCGTAGTGCTGGTATTCCAAACGACACACACTGTCGACAGCACGTACTTTCCCTCAGACCGCAGCGAGTTTGACAACGGCGTGTATCACATCTTTGCAACCACAGCCGACTATGCGACGGCGAATCCGATCGTGGGCTGGCTTGCGGGCGGCCTCAATCATCACGTCGTGCATCATCTGTGCCCGTTCGTGTGTCACACCCACTACGGCCATCTGACCCGGATTGTGAAGGAGACCGCTGAAGAGTTTGGCGTTCCCTATCGTCAATACCCCACCATGACGCGCGCAATCTGGCATCATCTGATACTTTTGAGGAAACTGGGCAACGAAAACTGA
- a CDS encoding cytochrome P450: MPVVSRFRSFADSRALARNPVRVLSKYTAGLGDTFRFYIGGLKEAIVTTDPSVIQHVLKTNAENYQKSEIQVKRMGHFLGKGLLTTHGEAWRTQRRLIQKGFDRKQLDALSSIMQDSLADSLRDFERQIGGGPVDIYTHLMKMTFAMVARSLFGARLKDEDIDLVSHTICTVQEFIVRQTLQPYLNPYFAVSGELRKHEDMRVRADSILMAYIKQRRNQERGQDLLQTLMDARYSDGEGMSDELVLSESMQLLVAGHETSSNGLSWLLYLLSSRPDCLERVRQEFDSVLGEAPLSHADVPKFEFTTQVIQEGLRLYPPFWMIDRMAIADDRVGEVDIPRGSTVIVYVYGAHHAPRYWESPESFEPERFTKANEKLRRPFTYLPFGGGPRGCIGGNYAMLQMLMILSDLLRRYDFQLAPGQTIEARPMVILRPKHGIRMTFTKAIAHDQRFAATPSGRG; the protein is encoded by the coding sequence ATGCCCGTTGTTTCCCGATTTCGCTCCTTTGCGGATTCGCGCGCGCTGGCCCGCAATCCCGTGCGGGTTTTGTCGAAATACACCGCAGGCCTCGGCGACACATTCCGGTTCTATATCGGCGGTCTTAAAGAGGCCATCGTTACTACCGATCCTTCGGTCATTCAGCATGTGCTGAAGACCAATGCGGAAAATTATCAGAAATCCGAAATTCAGGTAAAACGGATGGGTCACTTCCTGGGTAAAGGTCTGCTCACTACCCACGGGGAGGCCTGGCGAACACAGCGGCGTCTTATCCAGAAGGGTTTCGACCGCAAGCAACTCGATGCTCTGTCCTCGATCATGCAGGACTCCCTCGCCGATTCGCTGCGGGATTTCGAGAGGCAAATCGGTGGCGGCCCCGTAGATATCTATACCCATCTAATGAAAATGACCTTCGCGATGGTCGCCCGATCCCTGTTTGGCGCTCGCCTGAAGGACGAAGACATCGACCTCGTCAGCCATACCATCTGCACCGTCCAGGAATTTATCGTTCGGCAAACACTTCAGCCCTACCTGAATCCCTACTTTGCAGTTTCGGGCGAATTGCGCAAACACGAAGACATGCGAGTCCGCGCCGACAGCATTCTGATGGCTTACATCAAACAACGCCGCAACCAGGAGCGTGGCCAGGACCTGCTACAGACTTTGATGGATGCCCGTTATAGCGATGGCGAAGGCATGAGCGATGAACTGGTATTGAGCGAAAGCATGCAACTTCTGGTTGCCGGTCATGAAACGTCGTCGAATGGTCTATCGTGGCTTCTCTATCTCTTGAGCTCGCGTCCGGATTGTCTCGAAAGGGTCCGGCAGGAGTTCGATTCCGTGCTTGGCGAAGCGCCTCTGAGTCACGCGGATGTTCCCAAGTTCGAATTCACAACTCAGGTCATTCAGGAGGGACTTCGCCTCTACCCGCCGTTTTGGATGATCGACCGCATGGCCATCGCGGACGACCGTGTTGGGGAGGTCGACATACCTCGGGGATCGACGGTCATTGTCTATGTGTATGGGGCGCACCATGCGCCGCGCTACTGGGAAAGTCCAGAAAGCTTCGAGCCAGAACGTTTCACTAAAGCGAACGAGAAGTTGCGCAGACCCTTCACTTATCTCCCTTTCGGAGGCGGACCTCGAGGCTGTATCGGTGGTAACTATGCGATGCTGCAGATGCTCATGATTTTGAGCGATCTGCTCCGAAGATACGACTTTCAGCTGGCTCCGGGGCAGACGATCGAAGCACGCCCGATGGTCATCCTGCGACCAAAGCACGGAATCCGCATGACCTTCACCAAGGCGATTGCACACGACCAGCGGTTCGCTGCAACGCCGTCCGGGCGCGGATAA